The sequence AAGGTGGTGGAAAGTAGCCTGAGGATGCAAATACGATCTTTTTCCAGAAGATAAATCATCGATGACGTGCACTTCATGATGTTGTTGTATTAAATAGTCGACAAGGTGAGATCCGATAAATCCTGCTCCACCCGTTACGAATGTCTTCATGATAAACCCAACTCCCTATTTCTAGATATCATAGTGTATGAGATAGAAGGGAGAGGGGTATTGGACAATCACCCAATGTCATTTAAATAGTACTTATATAGTGATTCGCCTTGTCCATTTTATTGGCGATTATATAGTAAATGGTTTTGTTCCATCCATTCTTTCATGTCTAGAAGCATGTTCTCATAGCAGGGTACTTCATAACTGAAATCGCTACGGTTACTTTTAACGGTGCGATCCAGCTTGTTTTGGTCATCGGCAATGATTTTTACGTCCTGTTTATCGAAAATATCCTGGATCATTTTTAACAGTGTGTATTTTGAAACTTTCTGTTTGGCGCCGACATGTATTAATCCAGTTATCTCTTTTTCTATCATGACGTCGATCGCTTTTGCTAGTTCTAATGTTGTCACACCGTTCCATAAGACCTTCTCAAATCCTTTAATTTGACCTTGCTGTTTCATAAACCAGAGAAATAACCCCTGACCGTCCTCTTTTAATTCAGGACCAATAATTGATGTGCGTATGGTTAAGTGATTATCCTGCTTGATTTCCCCTAGTTTTTTTGACTGTGCATAAATCGTTGTGCCATCCGCTTCATCATCCTCTGTGTAATTGCCTTTCTTTCCAGAAAATACACAATCAGTACTCAGATGGATCAGTTTACTTTGATATCTGTCCGCTAATTTGGCAATTTGATAGGGAAGGATGCTGTTTATTTGATGAGCCATCTCTGGATTATTCTCTGCATATTCAATTAAAACACCGATACAGTTAATGATGAAATCAGGTTTGATAATATCGATTATTTCTTCTAGTCTTGTAGAATTCGTTACATCTAAATAGATGCTATCTTTGTCTGCCTTATTTCTCGATGTATAAAAAACTTGGAAGTTGCTTTTCTGCATAAAGTAATGTGTAATAACATGGCCTGCCATACCATGACCGCCAAGGACTAACAGTTTCATGTTAGATGAACCTCCCTTTAGCGAGCATTGCATGAATCTCTTTTTTTGACATTAAATCTTTGCTCGAATTATAGTTTGCAAGGTTAGTAGATGGATAATCCTTATAATGCTCTTGTAAACCATCGATGTGAATAAATGGTAAAATAACGAAATATTCTTCATCATAGGTGATGGCTGTTTGGCTTTCGTTAT is a genomic window of Gracilibacillus salinarum containing:
- a CDS encoding dTDP-4-dehydrorhamnose reductase family protein, with translation MKLLVLGGHGMAGHVITHYFMQKSNFQVFYTSRNKADKDSIYLDVTNSTRLEEIIDIIKPDFIINCIGVLIEYAENNPEMAHQINSILPYQIAKLADRYQSKLIHLSTDCVFSGKKGNYTEDDEADGTTIYAQSKKLGEIKQDNHLTIRTSIIGPELKEDGQGLFLWFMKQQGQIKGFEKVLWNGVTTLELAKAIDVMIEKEITGLIHVGAKQKVSKYTLLKMIQDIFDKQDVKIIADDQNKLDRTVKSNRSDFSYEVPCYENMLLDMKEWMEQNHLLYNRQ